Proteins found in one Panthera tigris isolate Pti1 chromosome B3, P.tigris_Pti1_mat1.1, whole genome shotgun sequence genomic segment:
- the PPP2R3C gene encoding serine/threonine-protein phosphatase 2A regulatory subunit B'' subunit gamma isoform X2 → MDWKEILRRRLATPSTGTNKKKSEQELKDEEMDLFTKYYSEWKGDRKNTNEFYKTIPRFYYRLPAEDEVLLQKLREESRAVFLQRKSRELLDNEELQNLWFLLDKHQTPPMIGEEAMINYENFLKVGEKAGPKCKQFFTAKVFAKLLHTDSYGRISIMQFFNYVMRKVWLHQTRIGLSLYDVAGQGYLRESDLENYILELIPTLPQLDGLEKSFYSFYVCTAVRKFFFFLDPLRTGKIKIQDILACSFLDDLLELRDEELSKESQETNWFSAPSALRVYGQYLNLDKDHNGMLSKEELSRYGTATMTNVFLDRVFQECLTYDGEMDYKTYLDFVLALENRKEPAALQYIFKLLDIENKGYLNVFSLNYFFRAIQELMKIHGQDPVSFQDVKDEIFDMVKPKDPLKISLQDLINSNQGDTVTTILIDLNGFWTYENREALVANDNENSADLDDT, encoded by the exons ATGGACTGGAAAGAAATTCTTCGCCGGCGATTAGCGACGCCCAGCACCGGTACTAACA aaaaaaaaagtgaacaagaattaaaagatgaagaaatggatttATTTACCAAATACTACTCAGAATGGAAAGGAGAtaggaaaaacacaaatgaattctATAAGACCATTCCCCGGTTTTATTATAGG CTGCCAGCTGAAGATGAAGTCTTACTACAAAAATTAAGAGAGGAATCCAGAGCTGTCTTTCTacagaggaaaagcagagaacTATTAGATAATGAAGAATTACAG AACTTGTGGTTTTTGCTGGATAAGCACCAAACACCACCTATGATTGGAGAGGAAGCAATGattaattatgaaaattttttgaaagttggTGAAAAAGCTGGACCAAAGTGCAA gCAGTTTTTTACAGCAAAAGTCTTTGCTAAACTCCTTCATACAGACTCTTACGGAAGAATTTCTATTATGCAATTCTTCAATTATGTCATGAGGAAag TTTGGCTTCATCAAACAAGAATAGGACTCAGTTTATATGATGTTGCTGGACAAGGGTACCTTCGGGAATCT gACTTAGAAAACTACATATTGGAACTTATCCCTACTTTGCCACAATTAGATGGGCTGGAAAAGTCTTTTTACTCCTTTTATGTTTGTACAGCAGTTAGgaagttcttcttctttttagacCCTCTAAGAACag GGAAGATTAAAATTCAAGATATTTTAGCATGCAGCTTCCTAGATGATTTATTGGag TTAAGGGATGAGGAACTGTCCAAAGAGAGTCAAGAAACTAATTGGTTTTCTGCACCTTCTGCCTTAAGGGTTTATG GCCAGTATTTGAATCTTGATAAGGATCACAATGGCATGCTCAGTAAAGAAGAACTCTCCCGCTATGGAACAGCAACCATGACCAATGTCTTCTTAGATCGTGTTTTCCAGGAGTGTCTCACTTATGATGGAGAAATG gaCTATAAGACCTACCTGGACTTTGTTCTTGCGTTAGAGAATCGAAAAGAACCTGCAGCtctgcaatatatttttaaattacttgatATTGAGAACAAAGGATATCTGAATGTCTTTTCACTTAATTACTTCTTCAGG GCCATACAGGAACTAATGAAAATCCATGGACAAGATCCGGTTTCATTTCAAGATGTCAAG gaTGAAATCTTTGACATGGTTAAACCAAAGGATCCTTTGAAAATCTCTCTTCAGGATTTAATCAACAGTAATCAAGGAGACACAGTCACCACCATTCTAATCGATCTGAATGGCTTCTGGACTTATGAGAACAGAGAAGCccttgttgcaaatgacaatgaAAACTCTGCAGACCTTGATGATACATGA
- the PPP2R3C gene encoding serine/threonine-protein phosphatase 2A regulatory subunit B'' subunit gamma isoform X1: protein MDSGESPSLGALGLHYNPPRPPKTSEKKSEQELKDEEMDLFTKYYSEWKGDRKNTNEFYKTIPRFYYRLPAEDEVLLQKLREESRAVFLQRKSRELLDNEELQNLWFLLDKHQTPPMIGEEAMINYENFLKVGEKAGPKCKQFFTAKVFAKLLHTDSYGRISIMQFFNYVMRKVWLHQTRIGLSLYDVAGQGYLRESDLENYILELIPTLPQLDGLEKSFYSFYVCTAVRKFFFFLDPLRTGKIKIQDILACSFLDDLLELRDEELSKESQETNWFSAPSALRVYGQYLNLDKDHNGMLSKEELSRYGTATMTNVFLDRVFQECLTYDGEMDYKTYLDFVLALENRKEPAALQYIFKLLDIENKGYLNVFSLNYFFRAIQELMKIHGQDPVSFQDVKDEIFDMVKPKDPLKISLQDLINSNQGDTVTTILIDLNGFWTYENREALVANDNENSADLDDT from the exons ATGGACAGCGGCGAAAGCCCAAGTCTAGGAGCCCTGGGCCTGCATTACAACCCTCCCAGGCCGCCAAAGACGTCAG aaaaaaaaagtgaacaagaattaaaagatgaagaaatggatttATTTACCAAATACTACTCAGAATGGAAAGGAGAtaggaaaaacacaaatgaattctATAAGACCATTCCCCGGTTTTATTATAGG CTGCCAGCTGAAGATGAAGTCTTACTACAAAAATTAAGAGAGGAATCCAGAGCTGTCTTTCTacagaggaaaagcagagaacTATTAGATAATGAAGAATTACAG AACTTGTGGTTTTTGCTGGATAAGCACCAAACACCACCTATGATTGGAGAGGAAGCAATGattaattatgaaaattttttgaaagttggTGAAAAAGCTGGACCAAAGTGCAA gCAGTTTTTTACAGCAAAAGTCTTTGCTAAACTCCTTCATACAGACTCTTACGGAAGAATTTCTATTATGCAATTCTTCAATTATGTCATGAGGAAag TTTGGCTTCATCAAACAAGAATAGGACTCAGTTTATATGATGTTGCTGGACAAGGGTACCTTCGGGAATCT gACTTAGAAAACTACATATTGGAACTTATCCCTACTTTGCCACAATTAGATGGGCTGGAAAAGTCTTTTTACTCCTTTTATGTTTGTACAGCAGTTAGgaagttcttcttctttttagacCCTCTAAGAACag GGAAGATTAAAATTCAAGATATTTTAGCATGCAGCTTCCTAGATGATTTATTGGag TTAAGGGATGAGGAACTGTCCAAAGAGAGTCAAGAAACTAATTGGTTTTCTGCACCTTCTGCCTTAAGGGTTTATG GCCAGTATTTGAATCTTGATAAGGATCACAATGGCATGCTCAGTAAAGAAGAACTCTCCCGCTATGGAACAGCAACCATGACCAATGTCTTCTTAGATCGTGTTTTCCAGGAGTGTCTCACTTATGATGGAGAAATG gaCTATAAGACCTACCTGGACTTTGTTCTTGCGTTAGAGAATCGAAAAGAACCTGCAGCtctgcaatatatttttaaattacttgatATTGAGAACAAAGGATATCTGAATGTCTTTTCACTTAATTACTTCTTCAGG GCCATACAGGAACTAATGAAAATCCATGGACAAGATCCGGTTTCATTTCAAGATGTCAAG gaTGAAATCTTTGACATGGTTAAACCAAAGGATCCTTTGAAAATCTCTCTTCAGGATTTAATCAACAGTAATCAAGGAGACACAGTCACCACCATTCTAATCGATCTGAATGGCTTCTGGACTTATGAGAACAGAGAAGCccttgttgcaaatgacaatgaAAACTCTGCAGACCTTGATGATACATGA
- the PPP2R3C gene encoding serine/threonine-protein phosphatase 2A regulatory subunit B'' subunit gamma isoform X3 gives MDWKEILRRRLATPSTEKKSEQELKDEEMDLFTKYYSEWKGDRKNTNEFYKTIPRFYYRLPAEDEVLLQKLREESRAVFLQRKSRELLDNEELQNLWFLLDKHQTPPMIGEEAMINYENFLKVGEKAGPKCKQFFTAKVFAKLLHTDSYGRISIMQFFNYVMRKVWLHQTRIGLSLYDVAGQGYLRESDLENYILELIPTLPQLDGLEKSFYSFYVCTAVRKFFFFLDPLRTGKIKIQDILACSFLDDLLELRDEELSKESQETNWFSAPSALRVYGQYLNLDKDHNGMLSKEELSRYGTATMTNVFLDRVFQECLTYDGEMDYKTYLDFVLALENRKEPAALQYIFKLLDIENKGYLNVFSLNYFFRAIQELMKIHGQDPVSFQDVKDEIFDMVKPKDPLKISLQDLINSNQGDTVTTILIDLNGFWTYENREALVANDNENSADLDDT, from the exons ATGGACTGGAAAGAAATTCTTCGCCGGCGATTAGCGACGCCCAGCACCG aaaaaaaaagtgaacaagaattaaaagatgaagaaatggatttATTTACCAAATACTACTCAGAATGGAAAGGAGAtaggaaaaacacaaatgaattctATAAGACCATTCCCCGGTTTTATTATAGG CTGCCAGCTGAAGATGAAGTCTTACTACAAAAATTAAGAGAGGAATCCAGAGCTGTCTTTCTacagaggaaaagcagagaacTATTAGATAATGAAGAATTACAG AACTTGTGGTTTTTGCTGGATAAGCACCAAACACCACCTATGATTGGAGAGGAAGCAATGattaattatgaaaattttttgaaagttggTGAAAAAGCTGGACCAAAGTGCAA gCAGTTTTTTACAGCAAAAGTCTTTGCTAAACTCCTTCATACAGACTCTTACGGAAGAATTTCTATTATGCAATTCTTCAATTATGTCATGAGGAAag TTTGGCTTCATCAAACAAGAATAGGACTCAGTTTATATGATGTTGCTGGACAAGGGTACCTTCGGGAATCT gACTTAGAAAACTACATATTGGAACTTATCCCTACTTTGCCACAATTAGATGGGCTGGAAAAGTCTTTTTACTCCTTTTATGTTTGTACAGCAGTTAGgaagttcttcttctttttagacCCTCTAAGAACag GGAAGATTAAAATTCAAGATATTTTAGCATGCAGCTTCCTAGATGATTTATTGGag TTAAGGGATGAGGAACTGTCCAAAGAGAGTCAAGAAACTAATTGGTTTTCTGCACCTTCTGCCTTAAGGGTTTATG GCCAGTATTTGAATCTTGATAAGGATCACAATGGCATGCTCAGTAAAGAAGAACTCTCCCGCTATGGAACAGCAACCATGACCAATGTCTTCTTAGATCGTGTTTTCCAGGAGTGTCTCACTTATGATGGAGAAATG gaCTATAAGACCTACCTGGACTTTGTTCTTGCGTTAGAGAATCGAAAAGAACCTGCAGCtctgcaatatatttttaaattacttgatATTGAGAACAAAGGATATCTGAATGTCTTTTCACTTAATTACTTCTTCAGG GCCATACAGGAACTAATGAAAATCCATGGACAAGATCCGGTTTCATTTCAAGATGTCAAG gaTGAAATCTTTGACATGGTTAAACCAAAGGATCCTTTGAAAATCTCTCTTCAGGATTTAATCAACAGTAATCAAGGAGACACAGTCACCACCATTCTAATCGATCTGAATGGCTTCTGGACTTATGAGAACAGAGAAGCccttgttgcaaatgacaatgaAAACTCTGCAGACCTTGATGATACATGA
- the PPP2R3C gene encoding serine/threonine-protein phosphatase 2A regulatory subunit B'' subunit gamma isoform X4, producing MDSGESPSLGALGLHYNPPRPPKTSEKKSEQELKDEEMDLFTKYYSEWKGDRKNTNEFYKTIPRFYYRLPAEDEVLLQKLREESRAVFLQRKSRELLDNEELQNLWFLLDKHQTPPMIGEEAMINYENFLKVGEKAGPKCKQFFTAKVFAKLLHTDSYGRISIMQFFNYVMRKVWLHQTRIGLSLYDVAGQGYLRESDLENYILELIPTLPQLDGLEKSFYSFYVCTAVRKFFFFLDPLRTGKIKIQDILACSFLDDLLELRDEELSKESQETNWFSAPSALRVYGQYLNLDKDHNGMLSKEELSRYGTATMTNVFLDRVFQECLTYDGEMDYKTYLDFVLALENRKEPAALQYIFKLLDIENKGYLNVFSLNYFFRAIQELMKIHGQDPVSFQDVKVTFSFLFR from the exons ATGGACAGCGGCGAAAGCCCAAGTCTAGGAGCCCTGGGCCTGCATTACAACCCTCCCAGGCCGCCAAAGACGTCAG aaaaaaaaagtgaacaagaattaaaagatgaagaaatggatttATTTACCAAATACTACTCAGAATGGAAAGGAGAtaggaaaaacacaaatgaattctATAAGACCATTCCCCGGTTTTATTATAGG CTGCCAGCTGAAGATGAAGTCTTACTACAAAAATTAAGAGAGGAATCCAGAGCTGTCTTTCTacagaggaaaagcagagaacTATTAGATAATGAAGAATTACAG AACTTGTGGTTTTTGCTGGATAAGCACCAAACACCACCTATGATTGGAGAGGAAGCAATGattaattatgaaaattttttgaaagttggTGAAAAAGCTGGACCAAAGTGCAA gCAGTTTTTTACAGCAAAAGTCTTTGCTAAACTCCTTCATACAGACTCTTACGGAAGAATTTCTATTATGCAATTCTTCAATTATGTCATGAGGAAag TTTGGCTTCATCAAACAAGAATAGGACTCAGTTTATATGATGTTGCTGGACAAGGGTACCTTCGGGAATCT gACTTAGAAAACTACATATTGGAACTTATCCCTACTTTGCCACAATTAGATGGGCTGGAAAAGTCTTTTTACTCCTTTTATGTTTGTACAGCAGTTAGgaagttcttcttctttttagacCCTCTAAGAACag GGAAGATTAAAATTCAAGATATTTTAGCATGCAGCTTCCTAGATGATTTATTGGag TTAAGGGATGAGGAACTGTCCAAAGAGAGTCAAGAAACTAATTGGTTTTCTGCACCTTCTGCCTTAAGGGTTTATG GCCAGTATTTGAATCTTGATAAGGATCACAATGGCATGCTCAGTAAAGAAGAACTCTCCCGCTATGGAACAGCAACCATGACCAATGTCTTCTTAGATCGTGTTTTCCAGGAGTGTCTCACTTATGATGGAGAAATG gaCTATAAGACCTACCTGGACTTTGTTCTTGCGTTAGAGAATCGAAAAGAACCTGCAGCtctgcaatatatttttaaattacttgatATTGAGAACAAAGGATATCTGAATGTCTTTTCACTTAATTACTTCTTCAGG GCCATACAGGAACTAATGAAAATCCATGGACAAGATCCGGTTTCATTTCAAGATGTCAAGgttaccttttctttccttttca gaTGA
- the FAM177A1 gene encoding protein FAM177A1 isoform X2: MDPEPLSRAEGEAVGASGAAAAATFRESTRQMNSERGFENVELGVIGKKKKVPRRVIHFVSGETMEEYSTDEDEVDGLEKKDILPTVDPTKLTWGPYLWFYMLRAATSTLSVCDFLGEKIASVLGISTPKYQYAIDEYYRMKKEEEEEEEENRMSEEAERQYQQSKLQADSIVQTDQPETGASSSFVNLNFEMEADCEVIMENKQNPVSVPP; the protein is encoded by the exons ATGGACCCGGAGCCTCTGAGCCGTGCGGAGGGAGAAGCAGTAGGAGCCTCTGGAGCTGCGGCCGCCGCGACGTTCAGGGAATCGACTCGGCAG ATGAATAGTGAAAGAGGCTTTGAAAATGTAGAACTCGGAGtcataggaaaaaagaagaaagtcccGAGGAGAGTCATCCACTTTGTGAGTGGTGAAACAATGGAAGAATACAGCACAGATGAAGATGAAGTTGATGGCCTGGAGAAGAAAGACATTTTGCCTACTGTTGACCCG ACAAAACTTACCTGGGGCCCCTACTTATGGTTTTACATGCTTCGAGCTGCCACATCAACCCTTTCAG TGTGTGACTTTCTTGGAGAGAAGATTGCATCTGTTTTGGGCATCAGCACCCCTAAATACCAATATGCCATTGATGAGTATTACCGGATGAAGAAGGAG gaagaagaagaagaagaagaaaacaggatgtctgaagaagcagaaagacagTACCAGCAGAGTAAACTGCAAGCTGATTCCATTGTCCAGACGGATCAACCAGAAACAGGGGCATCCAGTTCATTTGTGAATCTCAATTTTGAAATGGAGGCAGACTGTGAAGtaattatggaaaacaaacaaaatccagtcTCTGTCCCACCGTAG
- the FAM177A1 gene encoding protein FAM177A1 isoform X1 has translation MEMGLSAITFYLASASSPVAVTTMDPEPLSRAEGEAVGASGAAAAATFRESTRQMNSERGFENVELGVIGKKKKVPRRVIHFVSGETMEEYSTDEDEVDGLEKKDILPTVDPTKLTWGPYLWFYMLRAATSTLSVCDFLGEKIASVLGISTPKYQYAIDEYYRMKKEEEEEEEENRMSEEAERQYQQSKLQADSIVQTDQPETGASSSFVNLNFEMEADCEVIMENKQNPVSVPP, from the exons ATGGAAATGGGCTTATCGGCCATTACGTTCTATCTTGCCAGCGCCAGCAGCCCTGTAGCGGTGACAACGATGGACCCGGAGCCTCTGAGCCGTGCGGAGGGAGAAGCAGTAGGAGCCTCTGGAGCTGCGGCCGCCGCGACGTTCAGGGAATCGACTCGGCAG ATGAATAGTGAAAGAGGCTTTGAAAATGTAGAACTCGGAGtcataggaaaaaagaagaaagtcccGAGGAGAGTCATCCACTTTGTGAGTGGTGAAACAATGGAAGAATACAGCACAGATGAAGATGAAGTTGATGGCCTGGAGAAGAAAGACATTTTGCCTACTGTTGACCCG ACAAAACTTACCTGGGGCCCCTACTTATGGTTTTACATGCTTCGAGCTGCCACATCAACCCTTTCAG TGTGTGACTTTCTTGGAGAGAAGATTGCATCTGTTTTGGGCATCAGCACCCCTAAATACCAATATGCCATTGATGAGTATTACCGGATGAAGAAGGAG gaagaagaagaagaagaagaaaacaggatgtctgaagaagcagaaagacagTACCAGCAGAGTAAACTGCAAGCTGATTCCATTGTCCAGACGGATCAACCAGAAACAGGGGCATCCAGTTCATTTGTGAATCTCAATTTTGAAATGGAGGCAGACTGTGAAGtaattatggaaaacaaacaaaatccagtcTCTGTCCCACCGTAG